One part of the Torulaspora delbrueckii CBS 1146 chromosome 8, complete genome genome encodes these proteins:
- the TDEL0H00940 gene encoding glycosyltransferase family 8 protein (similar to Saccharomyces cerevisiae GLG2 (YJL137C) and GLG1 (YKR058W); ancestral locus Anc_1.212) gives MSKPRYAVATLLYTTEYLPGVFTLGYQLNKILRNRKEVATCLVISKDLYNNTMSDLSKKLLRRLYDYIYEVNPLDDHEYCVRKNAENLKLLGRPELSFTLIKARLWELTQFDQVLYLDGDTLPLNEEFLNIFDLIPEQKSSQIGGAPDIGWPDMFNSGVLMLAPDKQLASRLQKFIRRQTSIDGADQGVFNQFFNPYCAAQNSSTYEWVRLPFIYNVTMPNYGYQNSPALKYFKSQVKLVHFIGENKPWKGWVSSENNAYHTRWNRLYRDFQEEYGLLHFFEEMSIEPPSAPCGPNAVDDETQVVDWEGLSARIMQDEPERNETYEEGPRSAQPERVFPKNEPVLEVSPKVEPINDTPSRTFPKMETLEPTPDVERIFPNNNSSLESVERVFPREDGRYDNTTPEKLPKDDAPTREIAIASEVPAALPSNDCQRVFPEESVEGLVRPPNIETERQNPASQESNSLDPSGNVSKIGKVLEMIKEESEEASIPETIFQWEKTNYLQEVERTFPD, from the coding sequence ATGTCGAAACCCAGGTATGCTGTGGCGACTCTACTCTATACAACGGAATATCTTCCCGGGGTGTTTACCCTTGGTTATcagttgaacaagatcttGAGAAACAGGAAGGAGGTCGCTACCTGTTTGGTTATCTCGAAGGATTTGTATAACAACACTATGAGTGATTTGTCCAAGAAGTTGCTGCGAAGACTTTACGACTATATTTACGAAGTGAACCCCTTAGATGATCATGAATATTGTGTCAGGAAAAACGCTGAGAATTTAAAATTATTGGGTAGACCGGAGTTATCTTTTACGCTTATCAAAGCAAGACTATGGGAACTGACACAGTTTGATCAAGTGTTGTATTTGGATGGGGATACTTTACCTCTCAACGAGGAATTCCTTAATATATTTGATTTAATTCCCGAGCAAAAGAGCTCTCAAATCGGTGGTGCTCCAGATATCGGCTGGCCTGATATGTTTAATAGTGGAGTTCTTATGCTAGCCCCTGATAAACAACTCGCTTCACGACTTCAGAAGTTTATCAGACGACAAACGTCAATCGATGGTGCGGATCAAGGGGTCtttaatcaattttttAACCCATATTGTGCAGCCCAAAATTCGTCCACCTATGAATGGGTGAGATTGCCATTTATATATAATGTCACCATGCCAAATTATGGGTATCAAAACTCACCGGCTCTGAAATACTTCAAATCTCAAGTTAAATTGGTCCATTTCATTGGAGAAAATAAGCCTTGGAAAGGTTGGGTTAGCAGCGAAAATAATGCTTACCATACTAGATGGAACAGGCTGTACCGTGATTTTCAAGAGGAGTATGGTTTGCTACATTTTTTCGAAGAGATGAGCATTGAACCTCCCTCTGCCCCATGCGGTCCTAATGCTGTAGACGATGAAACACAAGTGGTTGATTGGGAAGGATTGAGCGCACGGATTATGCAAGATGAGCCTGAAAGGAACGAAACCTACGAAGAAGGGCCCAGAAGCGCACAACCAGAGAGAGTATTCCCAAAAAATGAGCCAGTACTAGAGGTTTCTCCAAAAGTTGAACCAATCAATGACACACCCAGCAGAACATTCCCAAAGATGGAAACTTTAGAGCCAACGCCGGACGTTGAGCGTATTTTCCCCAATAATAATAGTTCTCTTGAATCTGTCGAACGTGTTTTCCCACGGGAAGACGGTAGGTATGATAACACTACTCCAGAGAAACTTCCAAAGGATGACGCACCGACCCGGGAGATAGCGATAGCTTCAGAAGTACCTGCCGCATTGCCCTCAAATGATTGTCAGCGTGTATTTCCCGAAGAATCTGTTGAAGGGCTGGTAAGACCTCCAAACATTGAGACCGAAAGGCAAAACCCTGCCTCGCAAGAATCTAATAGCCTTGACCCTTCAGGAAACGTTTCGAAGATCGGTAAAGTACTCGAAATGATAAAAGAAGAATCGGAAGAAGCATCGATCCCGGAGACGATCTTCCAATGGGAAAAGACAAATTACCTTCAGGAAGTCGAACGGACTTTCCCAGACTGA